One segment of Cutaneotrichosporon cavernicola HIS019 DNA, chromosome: 4 DNA contains the following:
- the SLA1 gene encoding uncharacterized protein (Cell wall organization and biogenesis-related protein), with amino-acid sequence MAYVAVVKALYDYTAQDLEDELSFSEDQILYIVEKGDDEWWKAKLKEDDGGQDGPVGLIPCTYVEEMPPINQTRSMYSYESTSPEEVSMDEEATLYVYAVEDEWLLVRVSGGSDKLGFVPRNYCEEIDASTSVAVAGAEESADVVEAQRREEEEAAHAREVAEHQRQLRLKDKVQTWSVAEMDGNRKKNGTLGVGNGAIFFASETDKSPVKQCPITDLLQVEPQSDKVLVLSLAGPQSHLVLHTGSAQVSKEIIHKLEQSKEAAGEALELTHDVDEAPHQPASEDEAPVAPPPTKQVRWAEETPASPQTPVSPSSAGAGGVEQCVVLYDFEAGGDDELTVAEGETLTVVEKEDEWWLVRNSRGAEGVVPAQYVEAAAGGAPAAPAVDPAAARRAAEAEAAQAAAAAEARRREEVQRKEEARRAIEEAAVRRAEQEAADHEIAEQIEVEERAKQQQVDQRMREEEQRRRYAEAASRREAARGAEPPKVTSRGGGDAAAAARNLPSGKAKATPAKPSDPARPKPNPARTRVWSDRTGQFKVEAEFLGMNGNKLRLHKLNGVIIEVPMEKMSPDDTHMIKRYLARKERQAAAADDDDLPLGQAVRKPSATISQESSVRAEAQRRGSARKQAFDWFAFFLDAGCGIDDCTRYAANFDRDRIDESILPELDGTTLRSLGLREGDVIRVRKVISGRYGKKTPEQAAQLNADEDYARKLQEHEDGGGKGPAPAPPPGLFTNPEGKLTNNTRRGRPERRNTLTSNTVDTAALGAVSEQLSKVSLTPIEPTPAPPVEKKAEEEKKEELPKSLLTGFDDDAWEIKPAANKPASPAPATAPPKTASPPPKANGTDALLAQISNMRPASADAPRGGNFDVLAELPNPLSVQAQQRATSAAVPARTGSATLPPPSTYGLGAVNSAAPMAQIQQPQQAQPQMPDPNAPRGPLAPVRANEGLLNPLQPSMTGMFVPTHPTGFQQPMGMQQTGMPIGMGGGMLSPGYQQPIQPAYTGIPFQQQQNNSFNAIANLPPPQLPQPTGAGGDMFAPSNIFNAMKRTDFGKSEETNPQAANKYDALRPLTTGYNGAPGMFPQNTGMPMQMQGTGMPMGGMMPMGQGMYPQATGYNPQMMGQYGQYGQGGYGQY; translated from the exons ATGGCCTACGTCGCAGTCGTCAAGGCGCTGTACGACTACACGGCCcaggacctcgaggacgagctctcATTCTCCGAGGACCAGATCCTCTACATTGTCGAGAAGGGTGATGACGA GTGGTGgaaggccaagctcaaggaggatgatggggGTCAGGATGGGCCGGTGGGCCTCATTCCATGCACCtacgtcgaggag ATGCCGCCAATCAACCAGACGAGATCGATGTACTCGTACGAGTCGACGTCACCAGAGGAGGTctcgatggacgaggaggcgacgCTGTACGTCTacgctgtcgaggacgagtggTTGCTCGTGCGCGTCTCGGGCGGTAGCGACAAGCTGGGTTTCGTGCCCCGCAACTACTGCGAGGAGATTGACGCTTCGACGAGCGTCGCAGTCGCcggtgccgaggagagcgcCGATGTGGTCGAggcccagcgccgcgaagaggaggaggcggcacacgcccgcgaggtcgccgagcaccAACGCCAGCTGCGtctcaaggacaaggtccAGACGTGGTCGGTCGCTGAGATGGACGGTAACCGCAAGAAGAACGGTACACTGGGCGTTGGCAATGGCGCCATTTTCTTTGCTTCCGAGACGGACAAGAGCCCCGTCAAGCAGTGTCCGATCACGGATCTCTTGCAGGTCGAGCCCCAATCGGACAAGGTGCTCGTGCTGAGTCTCGCCGGGCCACAGTCCCACCTGGTTCTCCACACCGGCAGCGCTCAGGTGTCCAAGGAGATCATCCacaagctcgagcagaGCAAGGAAGCTGCtggcgaggcgctggagCTCACacacgacgtcgacgaggcacCGCATCAGCCGGCatccgaggacgaggcgcccGTGGCGCCACCTCCCACCAAGCAGGTACGGTgggccgaggagacgccCGCGAGCCCACAGACGCCTGTGAGCCCTTCGTCCGCTGGGGCGGGCGGTGTCGAGCAGTGCGTCGTGCTTTACGACTTTGAGGCtggcggtgacgacgagctcacTGTCGCCGAAGGCGAGACTCTCACTgtcgtcgagaaggaggacgagtggTGGCTCGTGCGCAACTCACGGggtgccgagggcgtcgtgCCTGCCCAATacgtcgaggcggctgcTGGTGGCGCACCAGCTGCACCGGCCGTCGACCCAGCTGCCGCGCGCCGtgctgccgaggctgaggctgcgcaggctgcagctgcggcggaggctcggcgccgggaggaggtgcagcgcaaggaggaagCGCGCCGTGCGATCGAGGAAGCGGCTGTTCGCCGAGCCGAGCAAGAGGCGGCGGACCACGAGATTGCTGAGCAGattgaggtcgaggagcgcgccaagcAGCAGCAGGTCGACCAGCGTATGCGTGAAGAGGAACAGCGGCGGCGTTACGCCGAGgctgcgtcgcggcggGAGGCGGCTCGCGGAGCCGAGCCACCCAAGGTCACGTcgcgtggtggcggcgacgcggcggccgctGCTCGCAACCTCCCTAgcggcaaggccaaggcgacGCCAGCCAAGCCGAGCGACCCAGCACGGCCCAAGCCGAACCCGGCGCGCACACGTGTCTGGAGCGACCGCACGGGGCAGTTtaaggtcgaggccgagttcCTGGGCATGAACGGCAACAAACTGCGGCTGCACAAGTTAAACGGCGTGATCATCGAGGTGCCGATGGAGAAGATGTCGCCTGACGACACACACATGATTAAGCGCTACCTCGCACGCAAGGAGCGGcaagcggcggcggcggacgacgacgacctcccGCTCGGTCAGGCGGTGCGCAAGCCGAGCGCGACTATTAGCCAAGAGTCGAGTGTGCGTGCCGAGGCGCAGCGCCgcggcagcgcgcgcaAGCAGGCGTTTGACTGGTTTGCGttcttcctcgacgccgggTGCGGGATCGACGACTGCACCCGCTACGCGGCCAACTTTGACCGCGACCGGATCGACGAGAGTATCCTGCCCGAGCTGGACGGGACCacgctgcgctcgctcggcctgcgcgagggcgacgtcaTCCGCGTTCGCAAGGTTATTAGTGGGCGGTATGGCAAGAAGACGCCCGagcaggcggcgcagctgaacgccgacgaggactaTGCCCGCAAGCTGCAGGAGCATGAGGACGGTGGCGGAAAGGGCCCCGCGCCggcccctcctcccggGCTGTTCACGAACCCGGAGGGCAAGCTCACGAACAACAcgcgccgcggccgtcCCGAACGCCGCAACACCCTCACGTCCAACACGGTCGACACggctgcgctcggcgctgtGTCTGAGCAGCTGAGCAAGGTGTCGCTCACGCCGATCGAGCCGACCCCAGCTCCGCCTGTTGAaaagaaggccgaggaagagaagaaggaggagctgccCAAGTCTCTGCTTACTGGctttgacgacgacgcgtggGAGATCAAGCCTGCGGCCAACAAGCCTGCGTCACCTGCGCCTGCAACCGCGCCACCGAAGACGGCCAGTCCGCCACCTAAGGCGAACGGCaccgacgcgctcctcgcaCAGATCAGCAACATGCGCCCAGCGAGTGCGGACGCGCCCCGCGGTGGCAACTTTGACGTTCTCGCTGAGCTGCCGAACCCGCTGAGCGTGCAGGCGCAGCAGCGTGCCACGTCGGCCGCAGTACCAGCACGCACTGGCAGCGCGACCCTTCCCCCGCCATCGACCTACGGCCTGGGTGCGGTCAACTCAGCGGCGCCAATGGCCCAGATCCAGCAGCCTCAGCAGGCCCAGCCGCAGATGCCGGACCCGAACGCGCCCCGCGGTCCCCTCGCACCTGTACGCGCGAACGAGGGGCtcctcaaccccctccAGCCGAGCATGACGGGCATGTTCGTTCCCACCCACCCGACAGGCTTCCAGCAGCCCATGGGGATGCAGCAGACAGGCATGCCCAtcggcatgggcggcggcatGCTCTCGCCCGGGTACCAGCAGCCCATCCAGCCGGCGTATACTGGCATCCCGttccagcagcagcagaacAACAGCTTCAACGCGATTGCTAATCTGCCACCGCCGCAGCTTCCGCAGCCGACTGGTGCGGGAGGGGACATGTTTGCGCCGTCGAACATTTTCAACGCGATGAAACGCACCGACTTTGGCAagagcgaggagacgaACCCTCAGGCTGCGA ACAAATacgacgcgctgcgccCACTCACGACGGGGTACAATGGCGCGCCGGGCATGTTCCCGCAGAACACGGGCATGCCGATGCAGATGCAGGGCACAGGCATGCCCATGGGTGGCATGATGCCCATGGGCCAAGGCATGTACCCGCAGGCGACGGGGTACAACCCGCAGATGATGGGGCAGTACGGGCAGTATGGGCAGGGCGGGTATGGGCAGTACTAG
- the sif3 gene encoding uncharacterized protein (Uncharacterised ACR, YagE family COG1723): protein MSRPQGHARVTTGPKPPTASPAVASTRRSAGTLPGIARTASTLRQKTPGPSSLPAHLRNTSAPRVPSPLGQGTPARPTKHILPVRTSKTTEKHVLLPEDPQLAPLPRSASETSLARARSTSVSAPSRSDERSEAEKMTKRERNEAGFSRLIAYDTAEGYRLKLLQAFLRREHGVGVVRVFDDCVYAVYNLPLLPGYGATNRVRSSPAVKSPGGVSMMERMTQAEEQGYDDEYFPVEADEPVTGADPSEYILSRSPPSPVVEHSLALGDERAGPIDLPEPARSPPKAEPVMVYEEPETPTIRPPPRMRRRSSGYKHPVAEAVFFNYGVSVFFGFAPGEETSIMEDIRNAGVWQVPSAEDDWEVEEFHYEYEPDAESPRIYNDMFTFKSRSHLFKLSLAHAIAQSTKLSVYEAKLQNSLEMTSLFPKELATTGHLNLDRKEALQMTGRLFKLRMDVNLIGGVLDTPDIFWSDASLYPLYEAINQYLEIEPRVQVLNDRLSVVGDLLDIIHDYIAQRANHRITWIIILLIAVAIIVGVGEVVARLVFHAILRDKDDMRVLGASRYLLRINRK from the coding sequence ATGTCAAGACCGCAAGGACACGCGAGGGTGACTACGGGACCCAAGCCGCCGACAGCTTCCCCAGCAGTGGCATCGACTCGTCGTAGTGCGGGTACGCTTCCCGGAATAGCGCGTACTGCGTCGACGCTACGACAAAAGACGCCAggcccttcctccctcccagcGCATCTGCGCAACACTTCTGCCCCACGCGTACCCTCTCCTCTGGGACAGGGTACACCCGCCCGCCCAACGAAACATATCCTTCCGGTCCGCACGTCCAAGACGACGGAGAAACACGTTCTCCTCCCCGAAGACCCACAACTTGCGCCCCTCCCTCGCTCAGCATCAGAGACCAGCCTCGCGCGTGcccgctcgacctcggtctcggcgccgagtcgATCAGATGAACGGAGTGAGGCGGAGAAGATGACCAAGCGCGAGCGTAACGAGGCGGGATTCTCACGACTCATTGCATACGATACGGCCGAGGGATATCGCCTCAAGCTTCTACAAGCTTTCTTGCGGCGCGAacacggcgtcggcgtcgtccgGGTGTTTGATGATTGCGTTTATGCCGTCTACAACCTCCCTTTGCTACCGGGGTATGGGGCCACGAATCGGGTacgctcgtcgccggctGTCAAGTCGCCGGGAGGAGTTAGTATGATGGAGCGCATGacgcaggccgaggaacaggggtacgacgacgagtatTTCCCCGTCGAAGCCGATGAGCCTGTTACCGGCGCCGATCCGAGCGAATACATCCTCAGtcggtcgccgccgtcacccGTCGTCGAACACAGCCTGGCTTTAGGGGATGAACGGGCTGGCCCTATCGACCTCCCCGAAcctgcgcgctcgccgcccaaggCCGAACCCGTAATGGTCTACGAGGAGCCCGAGACGCCGACGATACGTCCTCCACCGCGAatgcgccgccgctcgtcgGGGTATAAACATCCcgttgccgaggccgtgtTCTTCAACTACGGCGTGAGCGTGTTTTTTGGGTTTGCGCCAGGCGAAGAGACGAGTATCATGGAAGATATTCGGAACGCAGGAGTGTGGCAGGTCccgagcgccgaggacgatTGGGAGGTCGAAGAGTTCCATTACGAGTACGAGCCCGATGCCGAGAGCCCGCGCATCTACAACGACATGTTTACGTTCAAGAGCAGAAGCCACTTGTTCAAACTgtcgctcgcgcacgccaTTGCCCAGTCGACAAAACTTAGCGTGtacgaggccaagctgcAGAACTCGCTCGAGATGACGTCCCTCTTTCCGAAGGAGCTCGCGACGACTGGCCACCTCAATCTCGACCGGAAGGAGGCGTTGCAGATGACTGGCCGCCTGTTCAAGCTCCGCATGGACGTCAACCTCATCGGAGGCGTTCTCGACACTCCCGATATTTTCTGGTCCGACGCCTCGCTGTACCCCTTGTACGAGGCAATTAACCAGTACCTCGAGATTGAGCCGCGTGTGCAAGTGCTCAACGACAGGTTGTcagtcgtcggcgacctgCTCGATATCATTCACGACTATATCGCCCAGCGCGCCAACCACCGCATCACGTGGATAatcatcctcctcattGCTGTAGCAATTATTGTTggtgtcggcgaggtcgtggcTCGTCTCGTCTTCCACGCAATCCTGCGGGATAAAGACGATatgcgcgtcctcggcgcgtcTCGATATCTTCTGCGGATCAACCGCAAGTGA
- the DRE2 gene encoding uncharacterized protein (Component of the cytosolic iron-sulfur (Fe-S) protein assembly (CIA) machinery. Required for the maturation of extramitochondrial Fe-S proteins. Part of an electron transfer chain functioning in an early step of cytosolic Fe-S biogenesis. Electrons are transferred to the Fe-S cluster from NADPH via the FAD- and FMN-containing protein TAH18. Has anti-apoptotic effects in the cell. Involved in negative control of H(2)O(2)-induced cell death), whose product MTTGPVVVIGSLDRADDYQRILTELKGSGTNVTGEMLDRILDNATTLPAAPLTLHVVVPLPLPPALLTAVPAASSVRIHLPSGPAEVGKALQATLAQRGFIADATASSDAVLAFSAPQASSSAAPLSRPLALKRRTDKASKSALWALDSAPMADGGVSLLTPEDRARPECVFPTDDGKKVKRRRACKGCTCGLADLENEETERTAAAVKEAQAFFLEGDDDIPAHVRSATTGVEGVWPVEFRAEAKKTSSCNSCYLGDAFRCGSCPYIGMPPFKPGEKVQLSIGDDL is encoded by the exons ATGACCACTGgccccgtcgtcgtcattgGCTCGCTCGATCGTGCCGATGATTACCAGCGCATCCtcaccgagctcaaggGCTCGGGCACCAACGTGACCGGCGAGATGCTCGaccgcatcctcgacaatg CTACCACCCTTCCCGCAGCCCCGCTGACCCTGCACGTCGTGGTTCCGCTTCCGCTTCCGCCTGCACTCCTCACCGCCGTCCCTgccgcgtcgagcgtgcgcattcaccttccctccgGCCCAGCCGAGGTCGGGAAGGCGCTCCAGGCGACTCTCGCCCAGCGCGGCTTCATCGCCGACGCGACTGCCTCCTCGGACGCAGTACTGGCGTTTAGCGCGCCGCAggcctcctcgtcggccgctCCGCTCTCCCGCCCACTCGCACTCAAGCGACGTACCGACAAGGCATCCAAGTCCGCGCTCTGGGCATTGGACAGCGCGCCCATGGCCGACGGCGGTGTCTCGCTCCTCACGCCAGAGGACCGCGCACGGCCCGAGTGCGTCTTCCCCACCGACGACGGGAAGAAGGtcaagcgccgccgcgcgtgcAAGGGCTGCACGTGTGGGCTTGCCGACCTGGAGAATGAGGAGACTGAGCGCACCGCCGCAGCTGTCAAGGAAGCGCAGGCGTTCTTCCTTGAGGGTGATGACGACATTCCAGCGCACGTGCGCAGTGCGACCactggcgtcgagggcgtgtGGCCCGTCGAgttccgcgccgaggccaagaagacTAGCAGCTGCAACAGCTGCTACCTCGGTGACGCGTTCCGCTGCGGGTCGTGCCCATACATCGGCATGCCGCCTTTCAAGCCTGGCGAGAAGGTGCAGCTGAGCATTGGAGACGACCTCTGA